The proteins below come from a single Peromyscus leucopus breed LL Stock chromosome 13, UCI_PerLeu_2.1, whole genome shotgun sequence genomic window:
- the Mogat1 gene encoding 2-acylglycerol O-acyltransferase 1, translated as MKIQFAPLNVPLARRLQTTAVFQWVLSFILLTEVCFGIMVMLIICNYWFLYIPYLTWLYFDWQTPEQGGRRFNWVQSWTVWRHFKDYFPIHLIKTQDLDLGHNYIFGFHPHGIFVPGAFGNFCTNYSDFKKLFPGFTPYLHVTSCWLPTPFFREYLMSFGMVSVSKKSVSHVLSKSDGGNISVIVLGGARESLEAQPENCALYIRQRKGFVKIALTHGAHLVPVFSFGENELYKQINNPEGSWLRTVQEIVLKLIGLPLPLFYARGLFQYSFGLMPYRKPIHTVVGRPIPVRQTLHPTPEQMEELLQTYMEELRKLFDEHKAKYGIPEHKTLVFK; from the exons ATGAAGATCCAGTTCGCCCCACTCAACGTCCCGCTGGCCCGGCGCCTGCAGACCACTGCGGTTTTTCAATGGGTCCTGAGCTTCATCCTGCTGA CGGAGGTGTGTTTTGGGATCATGGTGATGCTCATCATATGCAACTACTGGTTCCTTTACATCCCATATCTGACTTGGCTCTACTTCGACTGGCAAACCCCAGAGCAAGGAGGCAGGAGATTCAACTGGGTCCAAAGCTGGACTGTGTGGAGGCATTTTAAGGACTATTTTCCCATCCAC CTCATCAAAACCCAGGATTTGGATCTAGGGCACAATTATATATTTGGATTTCACCCTCATGGAATATTCGTGCCTGGAGCCTTTGGAAATTTTTGCACAAATTACTCGGACTTCAAGAAGCTGTTTCCTGGTTTTACGCCATATCTCCATGTGACCTCCTGCTGGCTCCCGACCCCATTCTTCCGAGAGTATCTGATGAGCTTCG GGATGGTTTCCGTTTCTAAGAAGAGTGTGTCCCATGTGTTGAGCAAGAGTGACGGTGGGAACATTTCCGTCATTGTCCTTGGGGGTGCAAGAGAGTCACTGGAGGCCCAGCCAGAAAATTGCGCCCTCTATATCCGCCAGCGCAAAGGATTTGTTAAGATTGCCTTGACCCATGG CGCCCATTTGGTCCCAGTGTTTTCTTTTGGTGAAAACGAACTTTACAAACAAATTAACAACCCTGAAGGCTCATGGCTTCGGACTGTACAAGAGATAGTCCTGAAGTTAATAGGCTTGCCCCTGCCACTGTTCTATGCCAGAGGACTTTTCCAGTACAGCTTTGGCCTAATGCCCTACCGGAAACCAATCCACACCGTTG TGGGCCGCCCCATCCCTGTCCGGCAGACTCTGCACCCGACCCCAGAGCAGATGGAGGAGCTGCTTCAGACCTACATGGAGGAGCTGAGGAAACTCTTCGATGAGCACAAAGCGAAGTACGGTATTCCAGAACACAAAACTCTGGTTTTTAAATGA